A stretch of Methanobrevibacter sp. YE315 DNA encodes these proteins:
- the mtrG gene encoding tetrahydromethanopterin S-methyltransferase subunit MtrG, producing the protein MSDESVPSVMVSPDDFNALVAKLDEAEEKVDFTVGEYYQRLGQQTGRDVGILYGIILGLIILVVAIKFGITTMLSTLL; encoded by the coding sequence ATGAGTGATGAATCAGTACCTTCAGTAATGGTTTCCCCTGATGATTTCAATGCTCTCGTTGCTAAATTAGATGAAGCAGAAGAAAAAGTTGATTTCACTGTTGGGGAATATTATCAACGTTTAGGCCAACAAACTGGTAGAGATGTTGGTATATTGTATGGTATTATACTTGGATTAATTATTTTAGTTGTAGCTATTAAATTTGGAATAACTACAATGCTATCTACCTTATTATAG
- a CDS encoding tetrahydromethanopterin S-methyltransferase subunit F, which yields MVQISNKPNIGGMRTAADDAEYSSKLLAREGKLFAGLLATRFKGFAIGACIATLFIVIIPFIAKALGL from the coding sequence ATGGTACAAATTTCAAATAAACCAAATATAGGCGGAATGAGAACTGCAGCTGATGATGCTGAATACAGTTCAAAACTCCTTGCAAGAGAAGGTAAATTATTCGCTGGTTTACTCGCAACCAGATTTAAAGGATTTGCTATCGGTGCTTGTATAGCAACACTCTTTATTGTAATTATTCCTTTCATTGCAAAAGCATTAGGATTATAG